One region of Neisseria mucosa genomic DNA includes:
- the ispG gene encoding flavodoxin-dependent (E)-4-hydroxy-3-methylbut-2-enyl-diphosphate synthase (catalyzes the conversion of 2C-methyl-D-erythritol 2,4-cyclodiphosphate into 4-hydroxy-3-methyl-2-en-1-yl diphosphate; involved in isoprenoid synthesis), giving the protein MNTPKRRQTHQVQIDHLTVGSDAPVVVQSMTNTDTADAKATALQVKELSDAGSEMVRITVNSPEAASKVAEIRQRLDDMGYTTPLIGDFHFNGERLLAEFPECGKALSKYRINPGNVGKGAKGDEKFAYMIRTAAENDKAVRIGVNWGSLDQSLAKRMMDANLASSSPKPPEEIMKEALIISALESAEKAVRLGLPENKIILSCKVSSVQDLIQVYRELGSRCQYPLHLGLTEAGMGSKGIVASTAALAVLLQEGIGDTIRISLTPEPGSSRTQEVIVGQEILQTMGLRSFTPMVTACPGCGRTTSTVFQELAQDVQNYLRQKMTVWRTLYPGVESLNVAVMGCVVNGPGESKLADIGISLPGTGETPVAPVYVDGERKVTLKGDNIAAEFLEIVEEYVKVNYCEGGAKRNQNRIIPIQSA; this is encoded by the coding sequence ATGAACACACCCAAACGCCGCCAAACCCATCAAGTACAAATCGATCATCTCACCGTCGGTTCGGATGCACCCGTTGTCGTGCAATCGATGACCAATACCGACACTGCAGATGCTAAAGCAACCGCCCTGCAAGTCAAAGAATTGAGCGATGCAGGCTCAGAAATGGTGCGCATTACCGTCAATAGCCCGGAAGCCGCCTCCAAAGTTGCCGAAATCCGTCAACGTTTGGACGACATGGGTTACACCACCCCGCTGATTGGCGACTTCCATTTCAATGGCGAACGTCTGTTGGCAGAATTTCCCGAGTGCGGCAAAGCCTTGTCCAAATACCGCATCAACCCCGGTAATGTCGGCAAAGGCGCAAAAGGCGATGAAAAATTTGCCTATATGATTCGGACTGCCGCCGAAAACGACAAAGCCGTCCGTATCGGCGTCAACTGGGGCTCGCTTGACCAAAGCCTCGCCAAGCGCATGATGGATGCCAATCTGGCGTCCTCATCGCCCAAACCGCCCGAAGAAATCATGAAAGAAGCCTTGATTATTTCGGCGTTGGAATCTGCTGAAAAAGCCGTCCGATTAGGTTTGCCTGAAAACAAAATCATCTTGTCGTGCAAGGTCAGCTCCGTTCAAGATTTGATTCAGGTTTACCGCGAACTGGGCAGCCGCTGCCAATATCCGCTCCACTTAGGCTTGACAGAAGCAGGCATGGGCAGCAAAGGCATTGTCGCTTCGACTGCCGCCTTGGCCGTACTGCTTCAAGAAGGTATCGGCGACACCATCCGCATTTCCCTGACCCCTGAACCCGGCAGCTCGCGCACGCAGGAAGTCATCGTCGGTCAGGAAATTCTACAAACCATGGGACTGCGCTCGTTTACCCCCATGGTTACCGCCTGCCCGGGCTGCGGACGCACCACCAGCACAGTCTTCCAAGAGCTTGCCCAAGACGTACAAAATTACCTTCGCCAAAAAATGACCGTATGGCGCACCCTTTACCCCGGTGTAGAATCTTTAAACGTTGCTGTCATGGGCTGCGTCGTTAACGGACCGGGCGAAAGCAAACTGGCAGACATCGGCATCAGCCTGCCCGGAACCGGTGAAACCCCTGTTGCCCCGGTTTATGTTGACGGAGAACGCAAAGTGACTTTAAAAGGCGACAACATTGCAGCCGAATTCTTAGAGATTGTCGAAGAATACGTCAAAGTCAATTATTGCGAAGGCGGTGCAAAACGCAATCAAAACCGTATCATCCCGATACAGTCTGCTTGA
- a CDS encoding integration host factor subunit beta: protein MTKSELMVRLAEVFAEKNGNQLLAKDVEYSVKVLVDTMTRSLARGQRIEIRGFGSFDLNHRPARIGRNPKTGERVEVPEKHVPHFKPGKELRERVDLALQENAN from the coding sequence ATGACGAAGTCTGAATTAATGGTTCGTTTGGCAGAAGTTTTTGCCGAGAAAAACGGTAACCAATTGCTGGCAAAAGACGTCGAATACAGCGTAAAAGTTTTGGTTGATACCATGACCCGCTCGCTGGCTCGCGGTCAGCGTATTGAAATCCGTGGTTTCGGCAGCTTCGATTTGAACCATCGCCCAGCCCGTATCGGTCGCAACCCCAAAACCGGCGAACGTGTGGAAGTGCCTGAAAAACACGTCCCTCACTTCAAGCCCGGTAAGGAATTGCGTGAACGTGTGGACTTGGCTTTACAAGAAAATGCCAACTAA
- the nirK gene encoding nitrite reductase, copper-containing — MKRQALAAIIASVFALAACGEQAAQKPAEQTASAPATAEAPASSTQTAAETPAADLPVIDAVTTHAPEVPPAIDRDHPARVRVKMETIEKTMKMDDGVEYHYWTFDGDVPGRMIRVREGDTVDIEFSNNPSSTVPHNVDFHAATGQGGGAEASFTAPGRTSTFSFKALQPGLYIYHCAVAPVGMHIANGMYGLILVEPKEGLPKVDKEFYIVQGDFYTKGKKGAQGLQPFDMDKAIAEQPEYVVFNGHVGSIAGDNALKAKAGETVRMYVGNGGPNLVSSFHVIGEIFDKVYVEGGKLINENVQSTLIPAGGAAIVEFKADIPGSYTLVDHSIFRAFNKGALGQLKVEGAENPEIMTKKLEDKAYVGSGAASAPAASAPADSAAPASAASAGKGGY, encoded by the coding sequence ATGAAACGCCAAGCTTTAGCTGCAATCATTGCTTCAGTTTTTGCTTTAGCCGCCTGTGGTGAGCAAGCTGCCCAAAAACCTGCCGAGCAAACCGCTTCCGCTCCTGCAACTGCCGAAGCTCCTGCTTCCAGCACTCAGACTGCTGCCGAAACCCCGGCTGCTGATTTGCCTGTTATCGACGCGGTAACCACCCACGCTCCTGAAGTTCCGCCGGCCATTGACCGCGACCATCCTGCACGTGTACGCGTAAAAATGGAAACCATCGAAAAAACCATGAAAATGGACGATGGCGTGGAATACCACTACTGGACATTTGACGGCGACGTTCCGGGTCGCATGATCCGTGTACGCGAAGGCGATACCGTGGATATCGAATTCTCTAACAACCCGTCTTCTACTGTACCGCACAACGTTGACTTCCACGCTGCTACCGGTCAAGGCGGTGGTGCAGAAGCCAGCTTCACTGCTCCGGGCCGTACTTCTACATTCAGCTTCAAAGCCCTGCAACCCGGTCTGTACATCTATCACTGTGCCGTTGCCCCTGTCGGTATGCACATCGCCAACGGTATGTACGGTCTGATTTTGGTTGAACCTAAAGAAGGCCTGCCTAAAGTGGACAAAGAGTTCTACATCGTACAAGGTGACTTCTACACTAAAGGCAAAAAAGGTGCGCAAGGCCTGCAACCGTTCGATATGGACAAAGCCATCGCAGAACAACCTGAATATGTTGTATTTAACGGCCACGTAGGTTCTATCGCCGGCGACAACGCTCTGAAAGCTAAAGCAGGCGAAACCGTCCGTATGTACGTTGGTAACGGTGGTCCGAACCTCGTTTCTTCCTTCCACGTTATCGGTGAAATCTTCGATAAAGTTTACGTAGAAGGCGGCAAACTGATCAACGAAAACGTACAAAGTACCCTGATCCCTGCCGGTGGTGCAGCGATTGTCGAATTTAAAGCCGATATTCCGGGCAGCTATACTTTGGTTGACCACTCTATCTTCCGTGCATTCAACAAAGGCGCGTTGGGTCAACTGAAAGTAGAGGGCGCAGAAAACCCTGAAATCATGACCAAAAAACTGGAAGACAAAGCCTATGTAGGTAGCGGTGCCGCTTCTGCCCCTGCTGCTTCTGCTCCAGCTGATTCCGCAGCTCCTGCTTCCGCAGCATCTGCAGGTAAAGGCGGCTACTAA
- a CDS encoding 30S ribosomal protein S1, translated as MTMENFAQLLEESFTLQEMNPGEVITAEVVAIDQNFVTVNAGLKSESLIDVAEFKNAQGEIEVKVGDFVTVTIESVENGFGETKLSREKAKRAADWIALEEAMENGDILSGVINGKVKGGLTVMINSIRAFLPGSLVDVRPVKDTSHFEGKEIEFKVIKLDKKRNNVVVSRRAVLEATLGEERKALLENLQEGSIIKGIVKNITDYGAFVDLGGIDGLLHITDLAWRRVKHPSEVLEVGQEVEAKVLKFDQDKQRVSLGMKQLGEDPWSGLTRRYPQGTRLFGKVSNLTDYGAFVEIEQGIEGLVHVSEMDWTNKNVHPSKVVQLGDEVEVMILEIDEDRRRISLGMKQCQANPWEEFAANHNKGDKISGAVKSITDFGVFVGLPGGIDGLVHLSDLSWTEAGEEAVRKYKKGEEVEAVVLAIDVDKERISLGIKQLEGDPFGNFISVNDKGSLVKGSVKSVDAKGAVVALSDEVEGYLPASEFAADRVEDLTTKLKEGDEIEAVIVTVDRKNRSIRLSVKAKDAKENREALNSVNAAATASAGTTSLGDLLKAKLSGDQE; from the coding sequence ATGACTATGGAAAATTTTGCCCAGTTGCTTGAAGAAAGCTTTACCCTGCAAGAAATGAATCCGGGTGAGGTGATTACTGCCGAAGTCGTGGCAATCGATCAAAACTTCGTTACCGTTAATGCAGGCCTGAAATCAGAATCTCTGATTGACGTTGCTGAATTCAAAAACGCTCAGGGCGAGATTGAAGTTAAAGTTGGCGATTTCGTTACCGTTACCATCGAATCCGTTGAAAACGGCTTCGGCGAAACCAAACTGTCCCGCGAAAAAGCCAAACGCGCTGCCGACTGGATCGCTTTGGAAGAAGCGATGGAAAACGGCGACATCCTGTCCGGCGTTATCAATGGCAAAGTCAAAGGCGGCCTGACCGTTATGATCAACAGCATCCGCGCATTCTTGCCGGGTTCTTTGGTTGACGTACGTCCCGTTAAAGACACTTCCCACTTTGAAGGCAAAGAAATCGAATTCAAAGTCATCAAACTGGACAAAAAACGCAACAACGTCGTGGTTTCCCGCCGCGCCGTTCTGGAAGCTACTTTGGGTGAAGAGCGCAAAGCCCTGCTGGAAAACCTGCAAGAAGGCTCTATCATCAAAGGTATCGTTAAAAACATCACCGACTACGGTGCATTCGTTGACTTGGGCGGCATCGACGGCCTGTTGCACATCACCGATTTGGCATGGCGCCGCGTGAAACACCCGAGTGAAGTGTTGGAAGTCGGTCAGGAAGTCGAAGCCAAAGTCCTGAAATTCGACCAAGACAAACAACGCGTTTCTCTGGGTATGAAACAATTGGGCGAAGATCCTTGGAGCGGCCTGACCCGTCGTTACCCACAAGGCACCCGCCTGTTCGGTAAAGTGTCCAACCTGACCGACTACGGTGCGTTCGTTGAAATCGAACAAGGTATCGAAGGTTTGGTACACGTTTCCGAAATGGACTGGACCAACAAAAACGTACACCCAAGCAAAGTCGTACAATTGGGCGACGAAGTCGAAGTCATGATTCTGGAAATCGACGAAGACCGCCGCCGTATCTCTTTGGGCATGAAACAATGCCAAGCCAATCCTTGGGAAGAATTTGCCGCAAACCACAACAAAGGCGACAAAATCTCCGGTGCGGTTAAATCCATCACTGACTTCGGCGTATTCGTAGGTCTGCCCGGCGGTATCGACGGTCTGGTTCACCTGTCTGACCTGTCTTGGACTGAAGCCGGCGAAGAAGCTGTACGCAAATACAAAAAAGGCGAAGAAGTTGAAGCCGTTGTATTGGCAATCGACGTTGACAAAGAGCGTATCTCTTTGGGCATCAAACAACTGGAAGGCGATCCTTTCGGTAACTTCATCAGCGTAAACGACAAAGGTTCTTTGGTTAAAGGTTCTGTGAAATCTGTTGACGCCAAAGGTGCCGTTGTTGCCCTGTCTGACGAAGTGGAAGGCTACCTGCCTGCTTCCGAATTCGCAGCCGACCGCGTTGAAGACCTGACCACCAAACTGAAAGAAGGTGACGAGATTGAAGCCGTTATCGTAACCGTCGACCGCAAAAACCGCAGCATCCGCCTGTCTGTTAAAGCTAAAGACGCTAAAGAAAACCGCGAAGCTCTGAATTCAGTCAACGCTGCTGCAACCGCCAGCGCAGGTACTACCAGCCTCGGCGACTTGCTGAAAGCCAAACTGTCCGGCGACCAAGAATAA
- a CDS encoding cell division protein ZapE, with protein MSDRGQLFVAPPFENHSPLTWYQAAAEQPNFIRDEAQARAIEYLDRLWTELMMFKRKRNRFLGRSLRSPQVPKGLYFYGGVGRGKSFLMDAFFGCLPYRRKRRVHFHAFMAEIHKRLKDLKSEANPLKAVAAEIAKETRVLCFDEFHVSDIADAMILGRLLENLLSEGVVLVATSNYAPSELYPQGQNRSSFLPTIALIESSLTVLNVDGGEDYRLRTLRPAEIFFVPNNEENEQKLADLFKEMAGISELNPGVSVIHGREIPHKAHSDRAIWFDFRALCFGPRSQADYLYLAEHYEMVFVSGLERLTPQEKAEARRLTWLIDVLYDFRVKLCATSAVGVNNIYVEGDFAEEFTRTASRMVEMQSEVYLEQPHLTLKK; from the coding sequence ATGAGTGATAGAGGTCAACTGTTTGTCGCCCCTCCATTTGAAAACCACAGCCCGCTGACTTGGTATCAGGCGGCAGCCGAACAACCGAATTTCATCCGCGATGAAGCGCAAGCGCGGGCGATTGAATATTTGGATCGTTTGTGGACGGAACTGATGATGTTCAAACGCAAACGCAATCGTTTCCTAGGACGCAGCCTGCGCTCTCCCCAAGTGCCGAAAGGTCTGTATTTTTATGGAGGCGTGGGTCGCGGCAAAAGTTTCTTGATGGATGCTTTTTTCGGCTGTTTGCCATACCGCCGAAAACGCCGTGTCCACTTTCATGCCTTTATGGCGGAAATCCATAAGCGTTTGAAAGACTTGAAAAGTGAAGCCAACCCTTTAAAAGCAGTTGCTGCTGAGATTGCCAAAGAGACCCGCGTATTGTGTTTTGACGAATTCCACGTCAGCGATATTGCAGATGCGATGATTCTGGGGCGCCTGCTGGAAAACTTGTTGAGCGAAGGCGTGGTTTTGGTGGCAACTTCCAACTACGCCCCGTCCGAGCTTTACCCCCAAGGTCAAAACAGAAGCAGCTTTCTGCCGACGATTGCGCTGATTGAATCCAGTCTGACCGTCTTAAATGTTGACGGCGGAGAAGACTACCGCCTGCGCACTTTACGTCCTGCCGAGATTTTCTTCGTTCCCAACAATGAAGAAAACGAGCAGAAATTGGCTGATTTGTTTAAAGAAATGGCGGGAATTTCCGAACTGAATCCCGGTGTCAGCGTAATACACGGGCGTGAAATTCCACATAAAGCCCACTCCGACCGCGCCATTTGGTTCGATTTCCGCGCTTTATGCTTTGGTCCGCGTTCGCAAGCCGATTACCTCTATTTGGCCGAACATTATGAAATGGTGTTCGTATCAGGATTGGAACGTCTGACGCCGCAGGAAAAAGCCGAAGCGCGCCGTCTTACTTGGCTGATTGACGTATTGTACGATTTCCGAGTAAAACTCTGTGCCACCAGCGCGGTAGGCGTAAACAATATTTATGTCGAAGGCGATTTCGCCGAAGAATTTACCCGTACCGCCAGCCGTATGGTGGAAATGCAATCGGAAGTTTATTTGGAGCAACCGCATCTGACGTTGAAAAAATAA
- a CDS encoding nucleoside-diphosphate kinase, producing MAIERTISIVKPDAVGKNVIGKIYSRFEENGLRIVAAKMKHLSVREAQEFYAVHKERPFYDSLVAFMTSGPVMIQVLEGENAVAKNRELMGATNPAEAAPGTIRADFAESLSVNAVHGSDSLENAAIEIAYFFSQSEICPR from the coding sequence ATGGCTATTGAGCGCACGATTTCCATCGTTAAACCCGATGCTGTAGGTAAAAATGTAATCGGCAAAATTTACAGCCGTTTTGAAGAAAACGGACTGCGTATTGTCGCCGCCAAAATGAAGCACCTCAGCGTGCGCGAAGCCCAAGAGTTTTATGCTGTCCATAAAGAGCGTCCTTTTTACGACAGCTTGGTTGCCTTTATGACCAGCGGTCCTGTCATGATTCAGGTGTTGGAAGGTGAAAATGCCGTTGCAAAAAACCGTGAACTGATGGGCGCGACCAACCCTGCGGAAGCCGCTCCCGGTACGATACGTGCCGATTTTGCCGAATCTCTCAGCGTAAACGCCGTACATGGTTCCGACAGTCTGGAAAACGCAGCAATCGAGATTGCCTACTTCTTCAGCCAAAGCGAAATCTGCCCGCGTTAA
- a CDS encoding formylglycine-generating enzyme family protein translates to MKLIPLLTFFTLVASGSAAAAEMAKVEGGSYRPLYLKKETSIIKVKPFQIDKYPVTNAEFAEFVKKHPQWQKGKVSSKQAEPAYLKHWVKTGSNSYAPKPNELKHPVTNVSWFAANAYCTAQGKRLPTIDQWEFAGLASATQKNGSAEPGYNRTILDWYADGGRNGLRDVGKSKPNYWGIYDMHGLIWEWTEDFNSSLLSSGNADTQMFCSGASVGSSDPSNYAAFLRYGIRTSLQSKYVLHNLGFRCASK, encoded by the coding sequence ATGAAACTCATACCACTCCTCACCTTCTTTACCCTTGTCGCAAGCGGCAGTGCAGCGGCGGCCGAAATGGCAAAAGTTGAAGGAGGCAGCTACCGCCCGCTCTATCTGAAGAAAGAAACAAGCATCATTAAAGTCAAACCCTTCCAAATCGACAAATATCCCGTTACCAATGCCGAATTTGCAGAGTTTGTCAAAAAACACCCGCAGTGGCAAAAAGGTAAAGTCAGTTCCAAACAGGCCGAACCTGCCTATCTGAAACACTGGGTTAAAACCGGCAGCAACAGCTACGCGCCCAAACCCAACGAACTGAAACATCCGGTAACCAACGTATCTTGGTTTGCCGCCAATGCCTACTGTACTGCGCAAGGCAAACGCCTGCCGACCATAGACCAATGGGAATTTGCCGGACTTGCCTCCGCCACACAGAAAAACGGTTCTGCCGAACCCGGATACAACCGTACCATTCTTGACTGGTATGCAGACGGCGGCAGAAACGGCTTGCGCGATGTCGGCAAAAGCAAACCCAACTACTGGGGCATTTACGATATGCACGGCCTGATTTGGGAATGGACGGAAGACTTCAACAGCAGCCTGCTCTCGTCAGGCAATGCCGATACGCAAATGTTTTGCAGCGGCGCATCCGTAGGCTCCAGTGACCCATCAAATTACGCCGCCTTCCTGCGCTACGGCATTCGCACCAGCCTGCAATCGAAATACGTCCTGCACAACCTAGGCTTCCGTTGCGCCTCGAAATAA
- the rlmN gene encoding 23S rRNA (adenine(2503)-C(2))-methyltransferase RlmN yields MKTNLLNYDLNGLTHHFAEMGEKPFRAKQVMRWIHQAGAQSFDEMTDLAKSLRLKLNEQASVDVPKLMMAQESTDGTRKWLLDVGTGNGVETVFIPEAERGTLCISSQVGCALECTFCSTGRQGFNRNLTAAEIIGQLWWANKAMGVTPKNERVISNVVMMGMGEPMANFDNVVTALSIMLDDHGYGLSRRRVTVSTSGMVPQMDRLRDAMPVALAVSLHASNDEVRDQIVPLNKKYPLKELMAACQRYLVKAPRDFITFEYVMLDGINDKAQHARELIELVKDVPCKFNLIPFNPFPNSGYERSTNENIRVFRDILQQAGFVVTVRKTRGDDIDAACGQLAGQVQDKTRRQQKWQQILVEQQS; encoded by the coding sequence ATGAAAACCAATCTGCTGAATTACGATTTAAACGGACTGACCCATCATTTTGCCGAGATGGGCGAAAAACCGTTCCGCGCCAAACAAGTCATGCGCTGGATCCACCAAGCCGGTGCGCAAAGTTTCGATGAAATGACCGATTTGGCAAAATCCCTGCGCCTGAAACTCAACGAACAGGCAAGCGTGGATGTGCCCAAACTGATGATGGCGCAAGAATCCACCGACGGTACGCGCAAATGGCTGCTGGATGTAGGAACGGGCAACGGCGTGGAAACAGTATTTATTCCTGAAGCAGAACGCGGTACATTGTGTATTTCCTCGCAAGTCGGCTGCGCATTGGAATGCACCTTCTGTTCTACCGGCCGCCAAGGTTTCAACCGTAATCTGACCGCTGCCGAAATCATTGGGCAACTGTGGTGGGCAAATAAAGCAATGGGCGTTACGCCAAAAAACGAACGCGTGATTTCCAATGTAGTCATGATGGGCATGGGCGAACCAATGGCGAACTTTGATAATGTCGTTACTGCGCTGAGCATCATGCTGGACGATCATGGCTACGGCCTAAGCCGTCGCCGCGTTACCGTTTCTACATCGGGTATGGTGCCGCAAATGGACAGGCTGCGCGATGCGATGCCTGTTGCGCTGGCAGTATCCCTTCATGCTTCCAACGACGAAGTACGCGATCAAATCGTTCCGCTGAATAAAAAATATCCGTTGAAAGAGTTGATGGCGGCATGCCAACGCTATTTGGTCAAAGCACCAAGAGATTTCATTACTTTTGAATACGTTATGTTGGACGGAATCAATGACAAAGCGCAACATGCGCGCGAACTGATTGAGCTGGTAAAAGACGTACCGTGCAAATTCAATCTGATCCCGTTCAATCCTTTCCCCAATTCCGGCTACGAACGATCTACCAATGAAAATATCCGCGTTTTCCGCGATATTTTGCAGCAGGCAGGATTCGTGGTAACCGTTCGCAAAACGCGTGGCGATGATATTGACGCAGCTTGCGGTCAATTGGCAGGACAAGTACAAGATAAAACACGCCGCCAACAAAAATGGCAGCAGATTTTGGTTGAACAACAGAGCTGA
- a CDS encoding type IV pilus biogenesis/stability protein PilW — protein MKLNIWQPIILTLVLGACAGPKGPSRAERATQVANIKTQLAIEYMRGGDYRQATVSIEEALKADSSNEDAWLVRAQIYQYLKVREKAQESFQKALSLKPDNAEINNNYGWFLCSEMNNPAQSISYFDKALADPTYPSPFIANLNKGICSAKMGQYSLAEAYLERSLAAQPQFPPAFKELARTKMLAGNLNEADYYFRQYQSKVDVLQADDLLLGWKLATALGNSQAAYEYEAQLRANFPYSEQLQAVTTGK, from the coding sequence ATGAAACTGAACATTTGGCAACCCATTATTTTAACTTTGGTTTTGGGCGCATGCGCCGGCCCGAAAGGTCCAAGCAGAGCGGAACGTGCGACACAGGTCGCCAATATCAAAACACAGTTGGCTATCGAATACATGCGCGGGGGCGATTACCGTCAAGCAACGGTGAGCATTGAAGAGGCATTGAAAGCGGACAGCAGCAATGAAGATGCATGGCTGGTTCGCGCACAAATTTATCAATATCTTAAAGTTCGCGAAAAGGCGCAAGAAAGCTTCCAAAAAGCCCTATCTTTGAAACCTGACAATGCGGAAATCAACAATAACTACGGCTGGTTCTTGTGCAGCGAGATGAATAATCCCGCCCAGTCCATCAGTTATTTTGACAAAGCCCTGGCCGATCCGACTTATCCTTCTCCGTTTATCGCCAACCTCAACAAGGGCATTTGCAGCGCGAAGATGGGACAATATTCGCTGGCAGAAGCTTATCTCGAACGCTCTTTGGCTGCGCAACCTCAATTCCCGCCTGCGTTTAAAGAATTGGCAAGAACCAAAATGCTGGCAGGCAATTTAAACGAAGCGGACTATTATTTCCGCCAATACCAAAGCAAAGTCGATGTCTTGCAGGCAGATGATTTGCTGCTGGGTTGGAAATTGGCGACCGCTTTGGGCAATAGCCAGGCAGCCTACGAATACGAAGCCCAGTTAAGGGCAAACTTCCCCTACTCGGAACAATTACAGGCAGTAACCACAGGTAAGTAA
- a CDS encoding helix-turn-helix domain-containing protein translates to MENQKKNEYDIQAAKSLGDELGQLRHKSGWDIDEVARRLKLSAEQIEALEKGDYSFFSGLVFVMGYLRSYARLLKIDEATITGRLKAISAPEEDHVYLVDRKQNAGLNYQDGEKVGFPKWVLGMAALILLGGGIYVWQSKSNHENEQQVAQNSDAVRNSMQTPDLKKENVAVSNMAENGKQEISNAEKAASSVAASEAAASAPEVKVDSDELWIKVQYRSNLIITDKKGTMIFSRIIPAGSERRFKGGAPYNVWIGIATGAQANYGGTTINLAEYRVAGEKSASFVAGKK, encoded by the coding sequence ATGGAAAATCAAAAGAAAAACGAATACGACATTCAAGCTGCCAAATCATTGGGTGATGAGCTGGGACAACTCAGACACAAATCAGGTTGGGATATTGACGAAGTAGCACGACGGTTGAAACTGTCTGCCGAACAAATTGAAGCACTTGAAAAAGGAGACTATTCTTTCTTTTCAGGATTGGTCTTCGTTATGGGCTATCTGCGTTCTTATGCCCGTCTGTTGAAAATCGATGAAGCAACCATTACAGGTCGTCTGAAAGCCATTTCCGCGCCGGAAGAAGACCATGTCTATCTGGTTGATCGCAAACAAAATGCCGGCTTGAACTACCAAGATGGTGAAAAAGTCGGTTTTCCCAAATGGGTTTTGGGCATGGCAGCGCTCATCCTGCTTGGCGGCGGTATTTATGTTTGGCAAAGCAAGTCCAATCATGAAAACGAACAACAAGTCGCGCAAAACAGCGATGCAGTACGCAACAGTATGCAGACGCCGGATTTGAAAAAAGAAAATGTTGCCGTTTCCAATATGGCAGAAAACGGCAAACAAGAAATATCCAATGCCGAAAAAGCAGCTTCAAGTGTCGCCGCATCCGAAGCAGCGGCATCCGCACCTGAAGTCAAAGTCGATTCAGACGAGCTTTGGATTAAAGTCCAATACCGAAGCAATCTGATTATCACCGACAAGAAAGGTACCATGATTTTCAGCCGGATCATTCCCGCAGGAAGCGAAAGGCGTTTTAAAGGCGGTGCACCCTACAATGTCTGGATCGGTATTGCCACAGGCGCACAAGCCAATTACGGCGGGACAACCATCAATCTGGCAGAATACCGGGTTGCCGGTGAAAAATCAGCTTCCTTTGTAGCAGGAAAAAAATAA